One Peromyscus leucopus breed LL Stock chromosome 4, UCI_PerLeu_2.1, whole genome shotgun sequence genomic region harbors:
- the LOC114705591 gene encoding BPI fold-containing family A member 2-like: MNVPVSFIQEIEIQDKTINYRFEVFLISLDFDRFNFSLSLSDMTIRVEELRTQNLQAGLSSNGNDTEMMMSLAVDASVLMPDDNPRDNTTIALELKCSLMVERESQKSLPYVTMWKCSNETMKDISDSSGRQNAMVDSIIDRVSSSSTERVALVMKKQLSPPGALGT, encoded by the exons ATGAATGTGCCGGTCAGCTTCATTCAGGAAATTGAGATACAGGACAAGACAATCAATTACAGATTTGAAGTATTTTTGATCTCGCTGGATTTCGACAGATTtaacttctctctgtctctgagtgaTATGAC AATTCGAGTCGAGGAACTGAGAACCCAGAATTTGCAAGCTGGCCTGTCTTCCAATGGCAACGACACAGAGATGATGATGTCCCTGGCTGTGGATGCTTCTGTGCTTAT GCCTGATGATAATCCCAGGGACAACACCACCATTGCCTTGGAACTCAAATGTTCATTAATGGTTGAAAGAGAGAGCCAGAAGAGCCTGCCCTATGTGACCATGTGGAAATGCTCAAATGAAACAATGAAGGACATCTCTGATTCATCAGGCAG ACAAAACGCCATGGTGGACAGCATCATAGACAGAGTATCTAGCTCCTCGACAGAGAGAGTGGCCCTTGTGATGAAAAAACAGCTGAGTCCTCCAGGAGCTCTTGGTACCTAG